AAATTTGAAGAATGCCAGTACTTTTTAAACGAGGAAAAACGATTCTGAGAATTGTGGGAAGTAATGTGACAATGTAGCTAACCACTGCTAGGAAACCCAGCGTGTGAGGTAACAATGGCTGATCCATTATTATCATGATGAGTCTCCTATTTTCTATTTTGAGTTAACTCTCTATTCATTTAATGGGTGCAGCCTAACTTGATTTATGCAATAACTACAGCCAATTACCCACTAAAACGTAAGGTGCCCAGAAATAAGGGATTTCATACTCAGCTAATAAAGTGAGTTGTGCGCGACGTAGTGCTTCGGCTTTAGTTACTTGGGCGTTAGCTAATTCCTGGTAAAATTGGCTCATCAATTCAGCGGTCGATCGATCGTCCACTGACCACAATGTTGCTAGTGTACTCCTTGCCCCCGCACGCACAGCTATTCCAGCCAATCCTAAAGCCGCCCGTCTGTCACCCGCAGCTGTTTGACAAGCACTTAAAACTAGTAGTTCGATCGCTCTTGACTCACTAGGATCGCGCAGCCGCAGTAAATTATCAAATTTTCTTACTTTTAAAAGTTCGTTCCAAGTGAGAATAAAAGTCTGATCGGCGTTAGAAGAAAACTGACCATGAGTTGCCAAATGAACTACCGAAAAGGGAACTGAGTTGATCTGGTTTTTTAGGTCGCTTTCAGTGAAAGTCTGATTAATAAGTTGTTGACTGCGAGGTACTTCAGATTTAATCTCCTGCAATTCCAGTTTGACATTTTCTAAAGGAGTAAACTTTTTCCCTTCAATTTGCCGTTCTTCACTCACCCCGCCAATTAAAGCATATAGTTTTCCCCGTTCCAAAGGTTTTGGGTCAACAAGTTGTAACCCTGGAGCCACAGCAATAGCATATTTTTGAATCAAATATTTTTGGCTTTTATTATCGTATAAAACCGCCATTGGAATATTCCGTAAGTAACCATCTAGGACGAATACTAAAGTTTTTATTTGCTTTTTTCCTAATTCATTGATCGTCGGTTCGATTAACCAGCTATACACCTGTCCCGATAATTTTTTTACCTGATTAATTTGATCTGGTTCTTTTAAGTATTGTTGTAGTTTTTCCAAGGTGCTTTCAAGTTCACTTTGGGATTTATAAGTTGTAAAATGGCGCAGTTCACTATCATTTGGCAATTTTAAGATAATTTCTAAACGATCGGGCAAAATAATTGGATAGAGAACGGCTACTGTTGGGTCATTTTTATCAACTATTTCATCGATTTGTTGAGGTTTAGCTTGTAAACAAGCCTCTCGGAAAAAATTTTCTAATTCACTTAATTGTAATGCTTCAATTACATCACGAGCTTGCTTTAAGTTCTTTTGATTAATTAGATTATTATTATCAGATTTTAGCAGTAAATTAACTAATTGCCGATAAACGGGTTCGACATTATCTCGAAAGGAAAACTGAATATCGGGATTGAGTGCTACTAAGTCACTGCGTAAAGATTTGAGGGTGTTTACTGCTTCGGTGTAAGATGCGATCGCACTTCTAACATCCCCCTTACTTTTCAATATATATCCTAACTGCCATTGCCACAAATAAGCAATATCTTCTGCTTTAATTTCTTGCGCTAATATCAGAGCTTTCTGGGTAGTTTCCTCAGCATAATTAAAGTTTTGATTCTCCAAGTAAAGTCCACCCAATGCACCAAGAGCATAAGCTTCCAAACGACGATCTTTAATACTATTTGCTCGTTGAATAGCAACTGCATAATTCTGAGCGATTTCTTTCCACGCAGGTACGTCAGCGCCAGTAGCTTGCTTGAAACATATAAGTTTTTGAGCTAAGTTAATTTGAGCAGAAATAGTCGAATGAGATAAAGGAACTTTAGATAATTTTGATTGAATTTCAGCCGATAAATTTTGGGCTTCTAGCCATTTGTTGAGTTGAATTAATACACTTAAATAATTTAGTTGTGCTTGAGTTTTTGTCAATATTGAAGTAGAATAATTAACAGCTTGTTCGTAAGATTGAGCAGCTTGCTGATAAAATTTTAAAGCATCACCAGAAGCGGGTCTATTAATGCAGCCTAATGGGGTAGACTGTTCTTGAGGTATATTGTTTTCGGTTGTTACCGATCGCTTTCCTAAAGCTACTTGAGTATTTCCTAAACTAAGCAGAGTAGCACTTATTTCTGTAGTAGATTTCAAGTTTTCTGCAATATTTTTACTTTGCTGCAAAAGTTTGAGAGATTTATCTAAATCACCAATTAATTGCAGCACATCACCAAGACTACGCAAAGCGGTTGCTTTAGTAATAGAATCTGGTTGGGTTTCAAGGATTTGATTAACTTGTTCTAAAGTTGTTCTTGCTTGACGGTACATTCCCAAAGCTTGCTGTGCTTGAGCTATGTTTATCTGGCTACGGATTTGACCAATTTTATCATTGATGCGATCGTAAATATTATCGGTTTGTTTCCAACTTTCTAAAGCTTGTTGAGCTTTTCCTAATTCTAATTGTAAATTGCCTTGAATATCTAAGGTTTGAACTAAAACGAATTCTGAGTTCTGAGCTTTAAGTTCTAAATTGGTTAATAGTTTTAAGCTTTCGGTAATATAAGAGTAGGCTTTTTCTAATTGTCCTAGTTGTTTGAAGGTGAGGGATAGATTGCTTAGGGCGATCGCCTCTCCCAATTTATCACCTTTAGCTCGAAAAGCCTCTACTGCTTGCTGCAAAACCGTTACTGCTTCAGTAAAATTTCCCACATCGTAAAGTTTTCGACTTTGTTCAATTAACACTTGAGGATTTGCTTGGCTTTGAATAAATTGAGGAAAAGCTGGAATTTCAATCAATCCACAAGCGATAAAAAATGCAACTATAAAAGTTAGTATTACTTTTTTAGTTTGGCGACGATGGCAACCGCTATTCCGAAAAAACTTAAAAATGTTTTTCATTTTTCAAAGAACTTTCAAATATTTTTTAGCGTAGGGGCGAAGCATACCCTTCGGGAACTGCTACGCAGAACGGGCGACAATTTATTGTACAAATTGCACAAAACCCAAGATTTTTTGCTCGAATGCTTCGCCCTGCCGGGGGTCTGTACAACAACTCACTAGAAAATTAATTTATTTTAGCCATTATTGCGCTTCTACTGTTGTCGAGCAAATGGTGGGAGTTAGCCAACTACTGTTTAGAATATTAGGTGCAGAAGTTATGAGTACCACTTGACCTTTGTTGTTTTTTATCCAACTAGTAGCTTCGACAATTTCAGATTTGTTTTGGGTAGTAGATAGTTGATAATTAGTAGGAGATGAAATCATTTTTTGCGCCTGAGTATCTGAGTTTATCTCCTCTTGGATATCGCCTACCCAATTCACCGATACAGTATTATTAGGACGCAGTGGTTCATTGGGTAATAGTGGCAAACCACCACGTCCAGTGACAGTAAATGAATTACCACTAGCAGCCGGACAACCAGTAGCAATTAATTGAGTAGGATCGAATAAATTAACTGATATGGCTGACATCATTATATGAATTGGCGGTAAAGTTCGCTTTGGAACAGTTTGTGATTTGATAATAGTAGGCAGAAATTCTGAGCTAATGATAGTTAATCTCCCCACTTTTCCCTGACCCAAACTACGCAATATAGGCGGTGTTCCTTCAAAGCGCCCAGTTTCAATAGTCACATTGCCCCCAGCACCAGTAGAATTAACAGAGGTTAGTGCTAATATGCCTCCTCCCGGATTAACTTTCACAAAATCCGATGCCCGAATGATTAAATCGCCTGCATTAGCAACACCTTTTGTATTAGTGAGGATTTCTGTATTACCTTGAAAAGTTAACTGCCCGGTTCCAATTATTAAGTTACCACCAGTTTGAGTGGTTGCTGTATTGGTAAATAAATAACTAGGTTGATCGATTCCTCTGAGTTCTACAGATTGGTTAGCTTTAATAGTTAAACTTCCCGAACTTGTTTCACTAGCTGAAGAGGACACCTTTACACCATCTCCAACAATTAACTTTCCGGTGATCAGCTGAACATTTTCCGCAAATATATTAGCTCCTTTGTCAAGGGAAATGGTATCTTTAGCAGAAATAATCAAACTACTCCCTTCCCCCTTACTGTCGAGAGAATTTGGTTGTAGTGACCCGTTTAAGAGCGAAAACGACCCAGTAGTGATATTAATATTTTCCCCATAGCTGGTAAATGTATCAAAAGAGACGCTCTTGGAAACGGTGATGTTGATATTGCCCCCTTTTCCCTTTCGCTCGCCAAAACCAGAAAAACTATTATCTAGTCTTCCACTGTTTGTTAAAGAAACTGAATCAGCAGTGATGTTGATATTGCCGCTATATGCCTGAGTACCAAAATTGACAATGTTTTCAATCAAGCTAGATGCAATTGTCAACGCTTCAGTAGTATTGAGGGTAATATCTCCGGCTTTTGCATCAACTGACCCTTTATCGTATGCTATCCCTGCACTGAGCAAACTATATCCTGATATATCCAAATTTCTGGCGTTGATAGTAATACTCCCACCACCACCAGCCAGCACGTTAATTCCCGCTTTGTTTATCAAGGATATATCTGCTCGTGTCACGTCCAAAGGAAAACTCAAACTCCCATCACTATTGAGTTTTACTGTTCCTTCTCCCAACACTCCACCTAACTCGACTAGACCATCTGGAGCCTGTAGAATTCCCCCATCGATGACAACATTGCCACCTACTAAGGTTAAGCTCTTTCCTGACAGAACTTCTAAGGGATTAAATGAGCTATCATAAATCTCCCCTTTTCCAAGTACACCAGATTCCTGACCTTTTCCTTGGACGCGAATCTCTCCTGCATTTTTTCCATATTGCAAACCAATGGGTACATTTATACTCAGCAAAGGTGTATTTTGTGGATTAGTAGCACTAAACTCTACCCCATCAGCAAACTTAAAACTATTCGCTGTACTCGCCAAAAATGAGCCACCAATATTTAACCTTGCATTCGGCCCAAAAATAATTCCATTAGGATTAATTAAAAATAAGTTAGCTGTTCCATTAGCACGAATTATACCATCAATATTAGATATTGACCGACCTATTACTCGACTAAAAATATTTTGAATATTACTTGCGTTGTTAAAGAAAGCCTCGCCACCAGTAGGGACAGAAAACCGCTCAAAGCTGTGGAACAAATTCGTACCTGCGGCTGTCCCTCCCTCAATAAGAGTTGTATTTCCTTTGGGAGTAGCGATACTGTTGACTGGTAGCGTGGTATCTGGGACGATTTGTGCTACAGCTAGCTGGGAATCCAAAATAAAAATTAGAATACTACCATTAAACAGCCAAAAATAGAGTAGATGCAGCTTCATAAAATCTCCTCACTGTAAAGCTTTTTCTAGCAGGAGCAAAAATTTTTATACAACAACTGTACGGAAAACAGGGTTATTTTTTGCCTTTTATCTTCTAACCTAACTGTCCCATCTAAAACTAAACTTAAGTATAGCTGCGAAAAAAAAATATGTTTATAATATTTTATTAACTATGCCGAAAAAAGCTGAAATTTTTAAGCAAAATACTTTAATAAAAAGGAGACTTCCATGAAAAAAAGGGAAGATATTGTCCAAAAGTTCTCGACTTTCCTCAGCTTTGGCGATTATAACAGTAGGGGAAAATCCTTCTGGAAAGCAGATCTGCAATTAGAACGCCAAATAAAATGCTTAATTCAGTCAGATCCAGAAGCTAAAGAAGAATTTTGGGCTAAATATTTCCTAAAAACGCTCAGAGAGTTATCTCAGACAGAAAGTAGCAGGTCGGCAAGTATTTCGTCACTCCGATTTTCTGTAACTTCTCTCCAGCCTCTTTCTCCATCTGAAACAGTCACGAGTCCCCAAAGTTTAAAAATCCCTACTTTAATAACAACAAGACATTTATCAGCTTATTTACAGGAAGCCTGTCTTTGGGCAGCCCAAAAAAGTCATCTTAAATATCAATTTCTCCGTTACAAATATCCTATAGAAGAATATTTTCAGATAGCTTCTTCATTTGCTAATTTACCAGACAAACTCCTAAAAAGTTTTAATCTCGATCACCCACGTTCTAACATTGAAGGCTATGCTAAAATAGCAATCTTCCGTTTTATAAGAGATAAAATTTACCAACATGATGTAGAAGCAAAAAGCCGAAAATTTAGCGATTATGGTTTATTAAAAGATTTGAATGCTAAAGAATTAAAAGAAGCTTTGGCCTCTCAAGGAATCGACCAACAGAAAATAGATTTATATAAACTAACTTGGCAATGCTTTGATCAAATTTATCAACCTCAGCAAGAGTGTAACACGCGTAATTTACAACCTCCTACTCAAAAGGATTTAAAACAAATTGCCGATTATTACAATCAACAGCTTAATCAGCTAGCTTTACCAAAGCTACTAGTTAATGAAGACAAAGTTCAAGAGATATTGAAAATCTGTATAAAAGCAGCACGAAATTATCGAACAAAGCAATTTCTTCCCCTTGAAGAGTACGATAATATATCCGACCCCACTCCTACTCCTTGGGATATTGCGGTTCACGAAGAAGAAAACCAACAGGTGCAGTTAATCGTTGCTAAAGTGTTTGGAACTATTCCCGAAGCTGGGCAAATTATGTTGATACTTTGGCAAGGATTAGATTTAACTCAAAGTGAAATTGCTACAGTAATTAAAGGTAAATATCCTGAATTACAAAAGCAGTATCAAGTGGCTCGGCATTTAGCAAGGTACACTAAAAATATTTTAAAAGATTTTGTCAATGAATGGAATTTAGTTAATCCGAGTTGTGCGATCGCTGATGAACAAGATTTAGCGAAAATTAAAGAAGCATTAGATGAGTGCTTGCATTTACATTGTAAGCGCTCGATCGATTCAATTCTTGAACAAGCTAGTCAAGAAGTTAACATTGCAGAGAAATCACTAGTTTTGAGCAACATATTAAATCTGAATCTACCAACCACAACTGAAGTGTCTCCCGAAGCTTTAAACGCAAAAGAATCATTAACAAAAGCTTTTATCTCTAAACTGGAAACAGAATTAAATCTTCCGGTAGATGCAATTTTACAAGTGTTTAACAAGGTACTTATTTATGTAGAAGAATGGCTAGTTTATGCTAAATTAACTCTAACATAAAATAAACTTAGATCCCCGACTGCTTCAAGAAGTCAGGGATCTGGTTGGTAGCTTTGCTTGTGCCATTAAGGTAAAATTTAGGTATCATATTGGCATTACTAGAATAGCGCTATAGAAAAGCACAAATGGCGGGAATAGAAAAAGTTCTTTTTAGCCAAACCTGTGTTGTATGCTGTTTTTGTAACCCAATCATCAAAGGGTAAGGCAGTCATGCTACCAGAAATTACTCCGGGAACTGCGATCGGCGATCGATATCAAATTCAAAAAGTTATCGGACAGGGAAGCTTCGGACGAACATATTTAGCCTCTGACACTCAGCGTTTTGGTGATGCTTGTGTTCTCAAAGAGTTTGTACCTTCTAGTAAAGCAGAATATACAATTCGCAAAGCGCGTCAGCTATTTGAGCGAGAAGCCAAAGTATTATACCAAATTGATCATCCCCAAATCCCTAAATTTTTAGCTTGGTTTGCTGCCAATGAGCGGTTGTTTCTCGTACAAGAATATATTAATGGAAAAACTTACTCTCAAATTTTATCAGAACGTCAACAACAAGGTCAGCTATTTTCGGAAGCAGAAGTTATTCAATGGCTAAAAGATTTATTACCAGTTTTAGATTATTTGCATAAACTCAATATTATTCATCGGGATATATCCTTAGAAAATATGATGCTTCCTTATAGCAAAGCTCAACCAGTACTAATAGATTTCGGGTTAGTTAAAGAAGCAATTACTAAGATTGAATTTGGTGATGAAAGCACTCAACAGCATTATACTCAAGCTTCAATTGTGGGAAAATATGGTTATGCTCCACCAGAACAAATCCGTTTGGGGCAATGTTATCCTTGTAGCGATATTTATGCTTTGGGTGTTTGTGCTGTGGTTCTTTTGACGGGAAAAAGACCAGAGTTGTTAATAGATGAATCTCTGGAATGGAAATGGCATTCCTACACTAATGTCAGTGACAGTCTGACTCAAATACTAAATAAAATGTTGGCGGAGAAACCTAAACAACGCTATCAGTCGGCAAAAGAAGCTCTTACTGATATTGAGCCATTAGCTTTCTCCCAGAAAACAAGTGAAACTCTACCACTAAAAAAAGTAGAAATTAACATTAACAAAGCTCAAAAAGAACGTGAATTAGTTGAGATTATAGAGTCGGAAGAATTCAAATTATTGGAGCAACGGGCGAATCAATTGAAGAAGAGAAGAGAAACATCAACTTTTGAGGAGACAAAAAT
The genomic region above belongs to Phormidium ambiguum IAM M-71 and contains:
- a CDS encoding filamentous hemagglutinin N-terminal domain-containing protein — translated: MKLHLLYFWLFNGSILIFILDSQLAVAQIVPDTTLPVNSIATPKGNTTLIEGGTAAGTNLFHSFERFSVPTGGEAFFNNASNIQNIFSRVIGRSISNIDGIIRANGTANLFLINPNGIIFGPNARLNIGGSFLASTANSFKFADGVEFSATNPQNTPLLSINVPIGLQYGKNAGEIRVQGKGQESGVLGKGEIYDSSFNPLEVLSGKSLTLVGGNVVIDGGILQAPDGLVELGGVLGEGTVKLNSDGSLSFPLDVTRADISLINKAGINVLAGGGGSITINARNLDISGYSLLSAGIAYDKGSVDAKAGDITLNTTEALTIASSLIENIVNFGTQAYSGNINITADSVSLTNSGRLDNSFSGFGERKGKGGNINITVSKSVSFDTFTSYGENINITTGSFSLLNGSLQPNSLDSKGEGSSLIISAKDTISLDKGANIFAENVQLITGKLIVGDGVKVSSSASETSSGSLTIKANQSVELRGIDQPSYLFTNTATTQTGGNLIIGTGQLTFQGNTEILTNTKGVANAGDLIIRASDFVKVNPGGGILALTSVNSTGAGGNVTIETGRFEGTPPILRSLGQGKVGRLTIISSEFLPTIIKSQTVPKRTLPPIHIMMSAISVNLFDPTQLIATGCPAASGNSFTVTGRGGLPLLPNEPLRPNNTVSVNWVGDIQEEINSDTQAQKMISSPTNYQLSTTQNKSEIVEATSWIKNNKGQVVLITSAPNILNSSWLTPTICSTTVEAQ
- a CDS encoding CHAT domain-containing protein; the protein is MKNIFKFFRNSGCHRRQTKKVILTFIVAFFIACGLIEIPAFPQFIQSQANPQVLIEQSRKLYDVGNFTEAVTVLQQAVEAFRAKGDKLGEAIALSNLSLTFKQLGQLEKAYSYITESLKLLTNLELKAQNSEFVLVQTLDIQGNLQLELGKAQQALESWKQTDNIYDRINDKIGQIRSQINIAQAQQALGMYRQARTTLEQVNQILETQPDSITKATALRSLGDVLQLIGDLDKSLKLLQQSKNIAENLKSTTEISATLLSLGNTQVALGKRSVTTENNIPQEQSTPLGCINRPASGDALKFYQQAAQSYEQAVNYSTSILTKTQAQLNYLSVLIQLNKWLEAQNLSAEIQSKLSKVPLSHSTISAQINLAQKLICFKQATGADVPAWKEIAQNYAVAIQRANSIKDRRLEAYALGALGGLYLENQNFNYAEETTQKALILAQEIKAEDIAYLWQWQLGYILKSKGDVRSAIASYTEAVNTLKSLRSDLVALNPDIQFSFRDNVEPVYRQLVNLLLKSDNNNLINQKNLKQARDVIEALQLSELENFFREACLQAKPQQIDEIVDKNDPTVAVLYPIILPDRLEIILKLPNDSELRHFTTYKSQSELESTLEKLQQYLKEPDQINQVKKLSGQVYSWLIEPTINELGKKQIKTLVFVLDGYLRNIPMAVLYDNKSQKYLIQKYAIAVAPGLQLVDPKPLERGKLYALIGGVSEERQIEGKKFTPLENVKLELQEIKSEVPRSQQLINQTFTESDLKNQINSVPFSVVHLATHGQFSSNADQTFILTWNELLKVRKFDNLLRLRDPSESRAIELLVLSACQTAAGDRRAALGLAGIAVRAGARSTLATLWSVDDRSTAELMSQFYQELANAQVTKAEALRRAQLTLLAEYEIPYFWAPYVLVGNWL
- a CDS encoding serine/threonine-protein kinase produces the protein MLPEITPGTAIGDRYQIQKVIGQGSFGRTYLASDTQRFGDACVLKEFVPSSKAEYTIRKARQLFEREAKVLYQIDHPQIPKFLAWFAANERLFLVQEYINGKTYSQILSERQQQGQLFSEAEVIQWLKDLLPVLDYLHKLNIIHRDISLENMMLPYSKAQPVLIDFGLVKEAITKIEFGDESTQQHYTQASIVGKYGYAPPEQIRLGQCYPCSDIYALGVCAVVLLTGKRPELLIDESLEWKWHSYTNVSDSLTQILNKMLAEKPKQRYQSAKEALTDIEPLAFSQKTSETLPLKKVEININKAQKERELVEIIESEEFKLLEQRANQLKKRRETSTFEETKISQTIEFQARTENIDILKSGFLEHCRQELIHCMGLMASIILEETLAQSPNLTPVQLVEALIAEIPNPQRAEDFRKRMQIFIKPEKLNSSENAGNTRSVLLYPKFLEHCQQEMSRCVGPIAMFVIEEILAQSPYLTPVELVEALVAEIPDAKRVEEFRKNIKIPS